The genomic DNA ATGACCTTCAGTGCTTCGTTGTACAGCTCTAAATCTGTCAGACAGAAACATCGGGTCATTAGTAAGCATTACTCAGACACACTGCAGTACAGCTGTGCTCTTCATTCAGATGGGCCGTACCAAAGGGAACCCCCTTGTCCTCTCTCAGCAGGCTGTATGTGCTGGCCATTATTTCTCCTTTGTTCGACACCATTCCTATAACCTCCACAATTCCACTCAGCTCCTCttgaagctgaaaaagaaatgaatatcAAGACTAATTCTCATTAGTCTCGTTCTGGACTCATTCTTCGACCTTTCGTTTTGTACCTTGTTgtaaaacaaaccatttcatatCCACATACATAACCATTAGGTATTGGATGAGTATTTAGGCTTTTATAATGAGCTTCAGTgataagtaattaaaaatatttccatctaTTCTGGTATTGATTCTTGATTGGAATCAATACCGACTCTTAAAAGGGTGAGAGATTGCAACCCCTGATCTACCCAGCATAACCCTGTGCGGCCGCCTGCTGGTAGATGTTAGACAGTTTTTTATCAGAGTCATAGTCAAATTATTTCCATACATAGaatatcattttaaatcatcaaTTGTCAGGAGTGGTAACCATCTGAAATGCAGAAGTAAAGcacatcaaagaaaaaaacattcttctcTCCTGGCATTGAGAAACACTAGTTTTATCCAATTAAGGTGATGCAATAATAGAATTTACTGCTTTTCTTCCAGAACACCAGCTACGTGTTCAGACTTCTCTCTAAGAATCTGAAAGGTCTTTCTCAAACATACGTTTTTGATGTCTGGTTGTATATATCAGATTTCCTCTAGATTCGGGGGAAAACAAGATATCACTCTTATCTCACATTCGAGACAGGCCACAACAGTAATGAAGAGACAAAGAACATGAGTAAAATAAACCACCATAAACAACAACTGCTACGTTGTTcattctatatattttattacaaggttaaactaaaaaatgattaataagCAGTGAAATGACTATACTTAtcaacttaaaatgtatttaaaatattttacttcagtttACATTACAGCCCCTGCATTTAAACAGCACGAGTGTTTGAGATGTACTTACAGGTTCGTTCAGTTCCACTGTTGCAGTCTTTCCTTCTCCATCCATCACAGTGAACATTTTCCCAGTAGGGTGAACCTAAAGCAGAACGCAGCTTCGGTGTTAGACATTAAAATGAATGCATGTTATCTACACCTCTAACTGTGTGAAACCCCACTTTCACTCATTGTCTTGCCCACCACTCTGACCTTTTCAACACGCCCGACGAAGCAGACGGCTCGGTTGATGAACTGCGAAAGCATGGAGCAGTTTATTCTCGGTTTTGGAACGTCCAGTATGCCTGCCATTTTCGCGGGTTGCTGCTGCGACGTTTCTGAGGAGATGAGACAAGAAGTCGCGGGAACctttgtgttgctttaatttttcGCTACGTTAGCCCGCGCGGGCGGTGCTTCTACATTTAGCATTGAGTGCCCTGAAGAGGCTCGTAGTAAAGGTTTACATATTGAAAAAAACGAGCGCCTCCAAACATTTTACGACACATCCGTTGTGTTCCAGGATCTGAATCCCTAGAAACAATAAACAGTTCCGTTGAATGTCTCGAGCAGATTCATTTGTAACAGAACTACAGGTGTTATTATTAGTTTCCTTCGACAAACGGAGCAGGTAGAAGTTAGCCATAGAACCAAAATAACACATCACGGAGGTTATTGCAGAAAGTGCTGACGGAAGGTAGTTTGATCTGTAGAGTCGGCAGCTTCACGTCAAGGAGGAATAATTTTAGAGCTCTTTAAGAAGTTAACGTTCAGAGGAGCTATGATGACTTGACTGTCAGCCTTCTATCGACTTCAGGAGGCTCAACAGTAAGGGCGACATTACGAAAACATTAAAACGACAGGGAGAAGTTAAGCCATTACATTAGTAGCATTAACTGTGTAAAGCTGTCTTCAGTCGTTGTAGCgtttaaatctaaattctttaaatttttgtcGATGAAAGGAAACCATGCTTCAATTTTTGGGACTACGGAAGGACGCCAAGAAGTCAACATCTGACAAGGAAGCGGATGGAGGCTTCGTCATTGTTGGTAAGAAgaatgtttagtttgtggtaAAGGCAGACTGCAGCTACTAGGAGAGAATCCAGACAGGGGGTTTTGGGTCAGTCACAGTCGGTGTTGTATTTATTATAGAAGTTCTGTTCTGCTTATTTATGTAgcataaaattacaacaataGTTCAGATCCGATTACTTTACAGTCCGTGTgtcaaaacatatttcataggacagataaaaatataactttagaAAGGGACCAAGACGGGAGGATTTTGTAATCTCAAATTTTAGGATGAGTTTTTTCCCTCGAGTTCACATTAAAGTCTGTTAAAAGTTGACTCTTAccaaaaattttatattttttttaaacattgacTGAAAGCGTCCAGCAACAGCCCCTGACGAATGTCCTGTCCTGCAGTGATTATATTATGAATTCCATTAGACCATATAATATCTCTTTTACTTCATCTAAAGGTCATGTTTGTTGCTGCACAatatattttcatcattaaaagcAACTAGAGAATTTATTGTTacttaaagcaaaaatacatgAGAGAGGAGCCCAACCATAGAGAAGTACATATACTTTTCAAAAGCCtgacatttgtgtttaaaacatctgtttttgattGGCCTACTGTGATATTCTATTGTTCTGAGATAttgaatttggaaatattttactctgtataacaaatctttataaaatgaCTATTTCTCTTTCTCAGATGACTGTCAAGAAATACTGTACTTTttagcaacatatttttttttaaagtactggTATATATAAAGATCAGGGCTAAtaggaaaatgaaatgttaaccAACCAGGTCACTGGTATGTCCAGCTGGTCTCAGGTGTTTTCTAAGTAggcagttaaaaataaaaactccacaaATTTTCCTTTGTGGGTGTTAGTCATGTATGAGTACTTCTGAACTGTTAATGATCCATTTTAGCTCTTAGACTGTTGTTGATGTAACACCTTCATGTTCTTGAGGAAGGCTCTGTTCTGGCTCACCATGTCACACTGTACCTGGAACAGAAAGGTCCAGCACTCTGCTCAACCTAAGAATAGACAGAGCACAGTTAAAAATACATCGTATTGCAGACGAGTTTTATTACTGAAGCTCATGAATTCACTGCCTGGCCAAGAAAAGAGTCGCCACCTAAAAACATCACATTCTAATAAATTTGATCATGACACATATTTGAATGTAAGTACTGAAGAGAATCAGCTGCAATATTCTTCTCTGATCTGGTGCTACACAGCAGCTTAAAAGTTAGTTGCTCACTGAATTCACAATGTTCTTGGTATCATAATGAAAGGCCAAAGGTCAATTGGGTTGGGCCAAAACTGAAGTTCATcaattaaaagattttcagttAGTTTCACTGGGAAACAGTGGGAGCATGTAATGGTTGTACGTCAGAGCAGTGTTTTATCAAActgtcaaaatgtttcatgttttcttttgctttgatttttatttctttgacgTTATTCTCCCTAAAAGAAGAGATCAATCAGGAAAACGTATGTGACCTTACAtgacagaaatacatttattccagtggattattttatttttctgcatcttttcTTTGGTCTGCAGGAGAGACGACTGACGAACGAAGACAGAGAGTTAAGACTGTAAACACTGGACAGCCCTCAACAAATGTCATAGTCCAGCCATCAAAGGTGAGCTTGTGGAGGTTTGGGCTTCTGTACAGTTGTTCCTCTGAGACTCGGGGTCGGGTTTGCACCTCAGTTTTACAGTCAAAGTAAAGTAATTTTGGTCAGTTTGTCACTGTTATGGTAACTTTGTGATTTTGACGGCAGTTATTTGAGTGACCATGCCGTCTTCATTTACGATGGAGGCAATTCCTTTGATCAGCTGATCACGTTCTGTGGTTCTGCCACCTGTTTCTCTCAGGCTCTGTGTATGCTGTCAGGTTGATGCAGTCAGTTGTGTGGTGGGAGCAGTAACTGGGTTTTTCTAGGTTAACGgaataattaaattacttttctttttttttttttttttttttttttttcatcctgctTTTCATACAGGCCTTTACATAAAGACCCGGactaaaaattctcttttttgtaTCCTGCATAGCGATGCTCGTCCATTTTAGAAAAACCGGctcataaaattacttttctgaGCCGGTCTGCTGATGCTCTGGGTCTTTGAGCAGATGTGAAGAAAACCCACTGTAGTTCTACCTTCAATCTGCTTTGAGTCTGAGAATGACCAGAGGCAGGGACAGACATCAGTTCCAACAATCATGCAGTAGAAATGTAGCTCCAATCAgaatgaaatcattttaatcatgattcatttagaaaaatgttacaaatcaaaataaatcttttagtCCATGTGTTCGATCCCATGGGGCGAAACTGGGGAGCTCTTATTGCGCCACTTCATATCCAGGATGAAAAATCATGACCATTTTCAAATTATGCACCaaataatacaacaaatatCCATGGgatagttttagttttgctcACTTTAGACTAACAGTCTACAGCTCATATGTTCTGGTAAATCTAACTCATGCAATTTATGCCATTCACATATTTTAGGTAATCCCTCatataaagtaatattttaagtCTGGAAACCGATTTATGTTCTGATGTACAATTTTTTAGGTTCTGCTTGTGCTCGGTGTATTAAGGGATTTCAGTCCAAATCCCATTTTTATGCCTGGAAAATTCTAAGGTGGTCTGGAAGCCAAAAGAGTTTAAAAGAAtctcattgtttgtgtttttatgcataAGAATGACATttctcaaactgttttaaagaaCTGATCCCCTCCAGGTTTATTAACATATTGATTGTCAGAATATTCTATAACTTTACACACCAAATTCAGTCATTATTGACCAATTGTTCTCAAAAATGCGAAATAGCTATTTATTCtggtaaaatatgttgatttggTTGATTTCAAAGCAGATGACAATGCTattgttgttagcagctagcTGTTAGTCTGACACTGTGCGTAGCGATATCGAAGCCTCCAAGCCTTGATAAAATCTACCAAGCTAAAACCTTTAAGGCAAATATCCACAGAGTATGTTTGGCAAAATGGTAAATCATCAAACCCACAGAAAGAGGCTGCAGGCTGCATCATGATACAAATACTCTGTAGTTATCATGATGTAGATAGCATTGAGATCTATGGCAACCCTTTGTAAAGGAGTGTtatcaaa from Gambusia affinis linkage group LG14, SWU_Gaff_1.0, whole genome shotgun sequence includes the following:
- the rpa3 gene encoding replication protein A 14 kDa subunit; the encoded protein is MAGILDVPKPRINCSMLSQFINRAVCFVGRVEKVHPTGKMFTVMDGEGKTATVELNEPLQEELSGIVEVIGMVSNKGEIMASTYSLLREDKGVPFDLELYNEALKVIHDFPQHYPFQVAASG